Proteins found in one Clostridium kluyveri DSM 555 genomic segment:
- a CDS encoding type II CAAX prenyl endopeptidase Rce1 family protein, with protein MIKKLHNYLTNISMLKFILITSIVPYFISYIAFFLIEYFVKPLPNDIIKINNLLITNISSTINGILFAPLGETLICQVIIIGIFLYYSYSKTIQIIAVIVSSICFGIPHFFNTNDVIWGSFWAIQAGVKGLIWGYAFIVYFFKSKRIDVAGFVVFSEHSINNLLGIVITFIIYKLL; from the coding sequence GTGATAAAAAAATTGCATAATTACTTAACAAATATATCTATGCTTAAATTTATTTTAATTACTTCAATAGTACCATATTTTATATCGTATATTGCTTTTTTCCTAATAGAATACTTTGTAAAACCGCTTCCTAATGATATTATTAAAATTAATAATTTACTAATAACAAATATATCATCTACTATTAACGGTATCTTATTTGCGCCACTGGGTGAAACATTAATATGTCAGGTTATAATAATAGGTATATTCTTATATTATTCATATTCTAAAACCATACAAATAATTGCAGTAATTGTATCCTCAATATGTTTTGGAATCCCTCACTTTTTTAATACCAACGATGTGATCTGGGGATCATTTTGGGCAATACAGGCTGGAGTTAAAGGACTGATTTGGGGATATGCATTCATTGTATATTTTTTTAAATCAAAAAGAATTGATGTAGCCGGTTTTGTAGTATTTTCAGAACATTCAATTAACAATTTGTTAGGTATAGTAATAACTTTTATAATTTATAAATTACTTTAA
- a CDS encoding MFS transporter, whose product MSKYSLTMYYFLILLSIVIFCMGFSHNVYQPIVLRLLQGVITGYSTACITLIATQTERKHVGFALGTLSTASISGSLIGPTIGGYLEEILELQSVFFVTGTLMMIVFITTAIFVKENFVPSKKRVLNIKEVWNVIPNHNLIVIMFVTSFILQLAFYSIEPIVTVYVTELAHSSLHVALISGLTFSASGLASIIAAPKLGKLSDRIGARKVILMALIAAGIVSIPQAFVKNPWQLMLLRFILGLATAGLTPSVNVIVRKVSPEHLIGRIFGFSISAQYLGTFSGSILGGQIAAMFGIRSVFIVTGSLLLTNAFWVYKAAYRKLKAFV is encoded by the coding sequence ATGAGTAAGTACTCACTTACAATGTACTACTTTTTAATATTGTTGTCAATTGTAATATTTTGCATGGGATTTTCACATAATGTGTATCAACCTATAGTGTTAAGGCTGCTTCAGGGGGTTATTACAGGGTATAGTACAGCTTGTATTACATTAATTGCTACCCAGACTGAAAGGAAACATGTGGGATTTGCCCTTGGAACACTTTCCACAGCTTCTATATCGGGGTCACTTATAGGACCTACCATTGGAGGATATCTAGAAGAGATTCTGGAACTGCAAAGTGTATTTTTTGTAACTGGAACTCTTATGATGATTGTATTTATAACTACAGCTATATTTGTTAAAGAGAATTTTGTACCTTCAAAAAAAAGGGTACTTAACATTAAAGAAGTGTGGAATGTAATACCAAATCATAATTTGATAGTAATTATGTTTGTAACATCTTTTATTTTACAACTTGCTTTTTATTCTATAGAACCTATTGTAACGGTATATGTTACTGAACTAGCCCATTCTTCGTTACATGTTGCACTAATTTCAGGGCTTACATTTTCAGCATCAGGATTAGCCAGCATAATAGCTGCACCTAAACTTGGAAAACTTTCAGATAGAATTGGAGCTAGAAAAGTTATTCTTATGGCACTTATTGCAGCAGGAATTGTATCTATACCTCAAGCTTTTGTAAAAAATCCATGGCAGCTTATGCTGCTTAGATTTATTTTAGGACTAGCAACTGCAGGGTTAACTCCGTCAGTTAATGTAATAGTTAGAAAGGTTAGCCCGGAGCATTTGATAGGAAGAATATTTGGATTTAGTATATCTGCACAGTATCTTGGCACTTTTAGTGGTTCAATACTGGGTGGTCAGATAGCAGCAATGTTTGGAATTCGCAGTGTATTTATTGTTACAGGAAGTTTACTTTTGACAAATGCTTTTTGGGTATATAAGGCTGCATATAGAAAGTTGAAAGCGTTTGTTTAG
- a CDS encoding TetR/AcrR family transcriptional regulator: MNFSDENYEKLFENFLNDNNLSDKEFTERQWQILNAAIKVFSQNGYGNSRTSEIAKEASVAEGTIFRYYKTKKDLLMGLIIPFATKFMKPLVLESAIKIMESSEDKPIDEVLKELMADRIKLVKKNLPLIKTVLVEASYHPELLTVLKEQIISKAFPVTEKFINEHMDKNELRNIEPYSILRSTVSIIGGYIFLSSIFPEYFAGEGDKKEIGKLTDILLNGIRQK; this comes from the coding sequence ATGAATTTCTCAGATGAAAATTATGAAAAACTTTTTGAAAATTTTTTAAATGATAATAATTTGAGTGATAAAGAGTTCACAGAAAGACAATGGCAAATTCTCAATGCTGCTATTAAAGTATTTTCTCAAAATGGCTATGGAAACAGCAGAACCAGTGAGATTGCAAAAGAGGCATCTGTAGCTGAAGGAACAATATTTAGATATTACAAGACAAAAAAAGATCTGCTTATGGGACTTATAATTCCCTTTGCCACAAAATTCATGAAACCACTTGTGCTGGAATCTGCAATAAAAATAATGGAAAGCAGTGAGGATAAACCCATAGATGAAGTTTTAAAAGAACTTATGGCAGATAGAATAAAACTTGTTAAAAAAAATCTTCCACTTATTAAAACTGTTCTAGTGGAGGCATCCTATCATCCGGAACTTTTAACTGTACTTAAAGAACAAATAATATCTAAAGCTTTTCCTGTAACTGAAAAATTTATAAATGAGCATATGGATAAAAATGAATTGCGTAATATTGAACCCTACTCTATATTGAGAAGCACAGTAAGCATTATAGGAGGTTACATATTTTTAAGCAGTATTTTTCCTGAATATTTTGCAGGAGAAGGAGACAAGAAAGAAATCGGTAAATTAACGGATATTTTACTCAATGGTATTAGACAAAAATAA
- a CDS encoding HlyD family secretion protein produces the protein MKNKLKNMKPVIIFTVILIGLSIFFVIKNTMDKSSNEFQFSGTVEADELNASSELSGKIKDIKVEEGTKVKSGDIIAVLDSDENTINVNQANISLQNAENELGKINDGTRIEEINAQKELVKQSESLVTQGEAALETSQNNLNSAQTNYDYKKKIYDDHLTLNEKGYESNENLDKYKNDLDNAQTALNNTKSALSSANAQLESYKAQLAAATDKLDLLVNSATARDEATAKYGIDQAQQNIALSKIALEKSNIKASSDGIVETVNFKKGEYVSLGSPIITLLDSNNMYIKIYVPEKILPYVKLNKEVTMKSDFIKDKVIKGKVCYISKEAEFTPMNIVTKEDRMKLVYEVKIKISDNLETVKSGMLLDVTLK, from the coding sequence ATGAAAAATAAACTAAAAAATATGAAACCAGTTATTATTTTTACTGTAATTTTAATAGGTCTATCTATATTTTTTGTTATTAAAAATACTATGGATAAAAGCTCCAATGAATTTCAGTTTTCAGGTACTGTAGAAGCAGATGAATTAAATGCCAGCAGTGAACTATCAGGAAAAATAAAGGATATCAAAGTGGAAGAAGGTACTAAAGTTAAATCCGGAGATATAATAGCAGTACTGGATTCAGATGAAAATACAATTAATGTGAATCAGGCTAATATTTCACTTCAAAACGCAGAAAATGAACTGGGGAAAATCAATGACGGCACCAGAATTGAAGAGATAAATGCACAAAAAGAACTGGTAAAACAAAGTGAATCTCTGGTAACACAAGGGGAAGCTGCCCTTGAAACTTCCCAGAATAATCTTAATAGCGCCCAAACTAATTATGATTATAAGAAAAAAATATATGATGACCATTTAACTCTTAATGAAAAAGGATATGAATCCAATGAAAATTTAGATAAATACAAAAATGATTTGGATAATGCCCAAACAGCCCTAAATAATACAAAAAGTGCCCTATCGTCTGCAAATGCCCAGCTTGAAAGCTATAAAGCCCAACTGGCAGCTGCTACTGATAAACTTGATCTTTTAGTTAATAGTGCTACAGCCAGAGATGAAGCCACAGCCAAGTATGGCATTGATCAAGCCCAGCAGAATATAGCACTATCTAAAATTGCTCTGGAAAAAAGTAATATAAAAGCTTCATCAGATGGAATTGTGGAAACAGTTAATTTTAAAAAAGGAGAATATGTATCTTTAGGTTCCCCAATCATTACCCTTCTTGACAGCAATAATATGTATATAAAAATATATGTTCCTGAAAAAATACTTCCATATGTAAAACTTAACAAAGAAGTTACTATGAAAAGTGACTTTATAAAAGATAAAGTTATAAAGGGAAAAGTATGCTATATATCCAAAGAAGCAGAATTTACACCTATGAATATCGTAACCAAAGAAGATAGAATGAAACTTGTATATGAAGTAAAAATAAAAATATCAGATAATCTTGAGACTGTGAAATCAGGCATGCTTTTAGATGTTACTCTGAAATAA
- a CDS encoding ABC transporter ATP-binding protein has product MDYAISISNLTKKFGNFTAVDNLSFSIPKGKIFGLLGPNGSGKSTTIRMICGVLKPTSGEGSVLGYDLIKDSEKIKQNIGYMSQKFSLYEDLTVEENLDFYGNIYMIPREKLDIRKKELIHMANLTGKEKNLAKTLSGGWKQRLALGCSLIHNPSLLILDEPTAGVDPVSRREFWYTISNLVSDGITVLVTTHYMDEASICDIIGFIFNSRLITIDTPENLYKKNNIENLEDIFIKYVKELSNREIVSSFTQLKQIKNEKGGHKN; this is encoded by the coding sequence ATGGATTATGCAATTTCTATCAGCAATCTTACAAAAAAATTTGGAAATTTTACAGCTGTGGATAATCTGTCTTTTTCTATTCCAAAGGGAAAAATATTTGGTCTTTTAGGGCCAAATGGTTCTGGAAAATCCACAACTATAAGGATGATATGCGGGGTTTTAAAACCTACTTCAGGGGAAGGTTCAGTTTTAGGATATGATCTTATTAAAGATTCTGAAAAGATAAAACAAAATATAGGATATATGTCTCAAAAGTTCAGCCTTTATGAAGATCTTACTGTAGAGGAAAACTTAGATTTTTATGGGAATATATATATGATCCCCAGAGAAAAACTCGATATAAGAAAAAAAGAACTTATCCACATGGCAAATCTCACAGGAAAAGAAAAAAATCTGGCAAAAACACTCTCCGGGGGATGGAAACAGAGACTGGCACTTGGATGCTCTTTAATACATAATCCAAGCCTCCTGATTTTAGATGAACCTACTGCAGGAGTGGACCCGGTTTCAAGAAGAGAATTCTGGTATACAATAAGTAATCTGGTATCAGATGGAATCACCGTACTAGTAACTACCCATTACATGGATGAAGCCTCTATTTGCGATATAATAGGTTTTATATTTAACAGCAGACTTATAACCATAGATACCCCTGAAAATTTATACAAAAAAAATAATATAGAAAACTTAGAGGATATATTTATTAAATACGTTAAAGAACTTTCAAATAGAGAAATAGTGTCCTCCTTTACCCAATTGAAACAAATAAAAAATGAAAAAGGAGGGCATAAAAATTGA
- a CDS encoding ABC transporter permease: MKLKRLITVTKKEFIHIKRDKPSLIIALIMPIMMLLLFGFAANTDVNNVNLIIYDGSKTLESRQLVNAFINSYYFKLYGSADSYNEVEKYIDMGKVKVGIVIPPDYSKKLNRNETASVQVLVDGSDPTIARTAMSYSILIGNNYSTKMKKVEFKKSASNIPTSAGINIRPLLLYNPTLESSKFNVPGVMGLILQNITVILTSFAMVREREKGTIEQLIMTPITPFELIMGKLVPYTIIGFLNMVTVLILGNLLFGIVIKGSVTLFMILGTLFLICSLAIGMFISTVAKTQLQAMQASLALLLPSVLLSGFMFPREAMPKIIYLISCVLPLTYFLQILRAIIVKGVNLSYIIGPILSLSLLIIIIIGLTVIKFNKTLE, encoded by the coding sequence TTGAAACTCAAAAGACTAATCACAGTTACAAAAAAGGAATTTATCCATATAAAAAGAGATAAGCCAAGCCTTATTATAGCTCTTATAATGCCAATAATGATGCTGCTTTTATTTGGATTTGCAGCAAATACAGATGTAAATAATGTAAATCTCATAATATATGACGGCAGCAAAACTTTAGAAAGCAGGCAACTTGTAAATGCATTTATAAATTCATACTATTTCAAGCTCTATGGTTCCGCAGATTCATACAATGAGGTGGAAAAATATATTGACATGGGAAAAGTAAAAGTAGGAATTGTAATACCCCCTGACTATTCCAAGAAATTAAATAGAAATGAAACAGCCAGTGTTCAAGTGTTGGTAGATGGCTCTGACCCCACTATAGCAAGAACTGCCATGTCATATTCCATACTTATAGGAAATAACTATTCCACTAAAATGAAGAAAGTAGAGTTTAAAAAATCTGCAAGTAATATACCAACAAGCGCAGGAATAAATATAAGACCTCTACTACTTTATAACCCTACCCTGGAAAGCAGTAAATTCAATGTACCTGGTGTTATGGGACTAATTCTTCAAAACATTACTGTTATATTAACTTCCTTTGCAATGGTACGTGAACGGGAAAAAGGTACTATTGAACAGCTTATTATGACACCTATTACTCCCTTTGAACTCATAATGGGGAAATTGGTGCCATACACAATAATTGGCTTTTTAAATATGGTGACTGTATTGATTTTAGGTAATTTACTGTTTGGCATAGTCATAAAAGGAAGTGTGACACTATTTATGATACTTGGAACCTTATTTTTAATATGTTCTCTAGCCATAGGTATGTTTATTTCCACTGTTGCCAAAACTCAACTACAGGCAATGCAGGCTTCTTTGGCACTTTTACTTCCCAGCGTACTGCTGTCAGGGTTTATGTTTCCAAGAGAAGCTATGCCCAAGATAATCTATCTCATAAGCTGTGTTCTGCCACTAACTTATTTTCTTCAAATTTTAAGGGCTATAATAGTAAAAGGAGTAAATTTGTCATATATTATAGGTCCCATATTATCTTTAAGTCTGTTAATCATTATCATTATAGGTTTAACAGTGATTAAATTCAATAAGACATTGGAATAA
- a CDS encoding ketoacyl-ACP synthase III: MGVKLSCIDICHGSKVVSNDFYLKHFEKQGKHVNHLLEDIMGRDKRFMFDDDETTLSSALKVSKSVLVKADLTGNDIDMIICSSILSEYIAPSMSILLHKELNAGRNVMCFDMNANCAGMTVALELASNYLISSNRAKKALIVGCDDMHSLIDPNNELCYGNYGHAACAIVLEKVNENCGILDEEYYINTEESENIMCPRNGFSSFFKSKNVDEFSFKWLPFDGGACVYPAAEIMTRMLKKKGLTQEDISMFCFSQFAFSNIEHIRELMNIDEDKSVYVGDRYGYTSTSSPFIALYEAIEQGKVKRGDYVVFWTIGSGSQSIVMLYKY; encoded by the coding sequence ATGGGTGTAAAATTGAGTTGTATTGATATCTGTCATGGTTCTAAAGTTGTTTCAAATGACTTTTATTTAAAGCACTTTGAGAAGCAAGGTAAGCATGTAAATCATTTGTTAGAGGATATAATGGGTAGAGATAAAAGATTTATGTTTGATGATGATGAAACAACCTTATCTTCAGCTTTAAAAGTATCCAAATCTGTACTAGTGAAGGCGGACTTGACCGGTAATGACATAGATATGATAATATGTTCTTCTATATTATCGGAATATATTGCACCTTCAATGTCAATTTTATTACATAAAGAGTTAAATGCAGGAAGAAATGTAATGTGTTTTGATATGAATGCCAATTGTGCTGGTATGACGGTTGCCCTAGAGCTTGCATCAAATTATTTAATATCCTCAAATAGAGCAAAAAAGGCCTTGATTGTGGGTTGTGATGATATGCATTCCTTGATTGATCCTAATAATGAACTTTGTTATGGCAATTATGGACATGCTGCTTGTGCGATAGTTCTAGAAAAAGTAAATGAGAATTGTGGAATACTTGATGAGGAGTATTATATAAATACAGAAGAAAGTGAAAATATTATGTGTCCACGGAATGGATTTTCCAGTTTTTTTAAATCAAAAAATGTAGATGAGTTTTCTTTCAAATGGCTTCCCTTTGATGGAGGAGCTTGCGTTTACCCTGCAGCTGAAATTATGACTAGAATGTTAAAGAAAAAAGGATTAACTCAAGAAGATATCAGTATGTTTTGTTTTTCACAGTTTGCATTTTCAAATATAGAACATATAAGAGAGCTTATGAATATAGATGAAGACAAGAGTGTCTATGTAGGGGACAGATATGGATATACTAGTACAAGCAGTCCCTTTATAGCATTATATGAAGCTATAGAACAAGGAAAGGTTAAAAGAGGAGATTATGTAGTGTTCTGGACTATTGGCAGCGGTTCTCAAAGTATAGTTATGCTTTACAAATATTAA
- a CDS encoding FAD-binding oxidoreductase produces the protein MNTDLIKNSPEKVVENLKAIVGEDWVTSDLSKMQRYLYDETESLLRPEACKDCVVVKPASPEEISKILKYANKELLPVVVRGGGTGVVAGAIPTQPSIILSIERLNKVVEFDEKNIMITMEAGATLAQLLEVLSKNGKLFFPVHPGDEGAQVGGMVAANAGGTRAVKHGIMRNHVKALEVVLATGEIVTLGGKLLKNNMGYDLLQLMIGGEGTLGVITKVTLRLYAASKYNGTLLVSFNSQREACDAVPEILQEGITPLAIEYMDRVICEESAKQLGTKWPAVKGSVDLMFILDYASEEDLYSNSEKLVEICERHNSVDSIIAETEKEQRHLLEIRSNAYGPYKNNIADIMDVAVPPSSVPDFFDDVKRLTKEYDNKIVSLGHIGDGNIHNFIMGDNGKLPANYEELKEAIYKTAIKYGGTITAEHGTGKLRKKHMPLQFSKREIEIMEGIKKVFDPNGILNQGDMVD, from the coding sequence ATGAATACAGATTTAATTAAAAATTCACCCGAGAAGGTAGTTGAAAATTTAAAAGCAATTGTAGGAGAAGATTGGGTTACAAGTGATTTATCTAAGATGCAGAGGTATCTTTATGATGAAACTGAATCTTTACTTCGTCCTGAAGCATGTAAAGATTGTGTGGTGGTAAAACCGGCGTCCCCAGAGGAAATATCAAAAATATTAAAATATGCAAACAAGGAATTGTTGCCTGTAGTAGTTAGAGGGGGTGGAACAGGAGTAGTTGCAGGAGCCATACCCACACAGCCAAGTATTATTTTATCCATAGAAAGATTAAACAAAGTTGTGGAATTTGATGAAAAGAATATTATGATTACCATGGAAGCTGGAGCAACACTAGCACAATTATTAGAAGTATTAAGCAAAAATGGTAAGCTGTTTTTTCCAGTTCATCCGGGAGATGAAGGAGCACAAGTTGGAGGGATGGTGGCAGCAAATGCTGGAGGTACCAGGGCAGTAAAACATGGAATTATGAGAAATCATGTTAAGGCATTGGAAGTGGTTCTTGCTACAGGAGAAATCGTTACACTGGGTGGAAAGTTATTAAAGAATAATATGGGTTATGATCTGCTTCAACTTATGATAGGCGGAGAAGGAACCCTTGGAGTTATTACAAAAGTTACATTGAGATTATATGCTGCAAGTAAATATAATGGAACATTACTGGTTTCATTCAATAGCCAGAGAGAAGCTTGTGATGCAGTACCTGAAATACTACAGGAGGGAATTACACCTCTTGCCATTGAGTATATGGATAGGGTTATATGTGAAGAATCAGCCAAGCAGCTTGGAACTAAGTGGCCTGCAGTTAAAGGATCCGTGGACTTGATGTTTATACTTGACTATGCCAGCGAAGAGGATCTATATTCAAATAGTGAAAAATTAGTAGAAATATGTGAGAGACACAATTCTGTAGACAGCATTATAGCAGAAACTGAAAAAGAACAAAGGCATCTCTTGGAGATAAGAAGTAATGCATATGGTCCTTACAAAAATAATATAGCGGATATTATGGATGTAGCTGTACCACCTTCCTCTGTACCTGATTTTTTTGATGATGTAAAGAGGTTGACTAAAGAATATGACAATAAAATTGTTTCTCTCGGACATATAGGAGATGGAAATATTCACAATTTTATTATGGGTGATAATGGGAAACTACCTGCTAATTATGAAGAGCTTAAAGAAGCCATATATAAAACTGCTATAAAATATGGAGGAACGATAACTGCAGAACATGGAACTGGAAAACTGAGAAAAAAACATATGCCTCTTCAATTCAGTAAAAGGGAAATTGAAATTATGGAAGGAATTAAGAAAGTATTTGATCCAAATGGCATTTTAAATCAAGGAGATATGGTAGATTGA
- a CDS encoding electron transfer flavoprotein subunit alpha/FixB family protein, producing the protein MGKEYSGILVFAEQKNGQIHKVSYELLGKARQLSDKLNAPVYSVVLGADGIEAEELIYRGADKVFYIQDDMFNLPEEVTYTINLKNLIKDIKPEIFLIGATTLGRSLAPRLAASLNTGLTADCTGLEIDEDRKLVQIRPAFSENILAHIKTYTYPQMATVRYKEFDEGTRDAKRQGDILKVEALRLENELVKVITQLRSQEINISDANVVVAAGKGLKKAEDMAMLKELADLLGGVVGASREIVEEGFISKDFQVGYSGNRVKPKLYIACGISGAPQHLAGMKESGFIVAINTDPSAPIFNIADYGIVDDMYKVIPDLITKIKESSLETINC; encoded by the coding sequence GTGGGTAAGGAATATAGTGGTATATTGGTATTTGCAGAACAAAAAAATGGACAAATTCATAAAGTCAGTTATGAACTTCTGGGAAAAGCAAGGCAGCTTTCTGATAAATTAAATGCTCCGGTGTACAGTGTTGTGTTAGGAGCAGATGGTATAGAGGCCGAAGAACTTATATATAGGGGAGCAGATAAGGTATTTTATATACAGGATGATATGTTTAATCTACCAGAAGAAGTAACCTATACAATTAACCTGAAGAATTTAATTAAAGATATCAAACCTGAAATTTTTTTGATTGGTGCCACTACCCTGGGAAGATCATTGGCACCTAGGCTGGCAGCGTCCTTAAATACGGGACTTACAGCAGATTGTACAGGTCTTGAAATCGATGAAGATAGAAAATTGGTTCAGATAAGACCGGCTTTTAGCGAAAATATACTGGCTCATATAAAAACATACACATATCCCCAGATGGCTACAGTGAGATATAAAGAATTTGACGAGGGCACAAGAGATGCTAAAAGGCAGGGAGATATTTTAAAGGTAGAGGCTTTAAGACTCGAAAATGAACTGGTAAAAGTGATAACACAACTTAGATCCCAGGAAATTAATATATCTGATGCAAATGTAGTAGTGGCAGCGGGTAAAGGATTGAAAAAGGCAGAAGATATGGCTATGTTAAAGGAGTTAGCGGATTTGCTGGGAGGTGTAGTTGGAGCCAGCAGGGAAATAGTTGAAGAAGGGTTTATATCCAAGGACTTTCAAGTAGGATACAGCGGCAACAGGGTAAAACCTAAATTATATATAGCTTGTGGAATTTCAGGAGCACCGCAGCACCTTGCAGGAATGAAAGAATCGGGGTTTATTGTTGCAATCAATACAGATCCTTCAGCTCCTATATTTAATATAGCAGACTACGGAATAGTTGATGATATGTATAAGGTAATACCTGATTTGATAACTAAGATAAAAGAAAGCAGTTTAGAAACTATAAATTGTTAA
- a CDS encoding electron transfer flavoprotein subunit beta/FixA family protein encodes MRERKEALMDIIVLVKQVPDMEKVKFDREKGVVDRTSASAEINPFDLNALETAVQIAENIDARVTAVSMGPPNTESALKECIARGAHEGVLVSDRKFGGSDTKATSKILASAIKKLGAYDLVIAGEKTVDGDTGQVGPEVAEFLNIPHASYVSKITEMNKDSMEVHSEIWEGTYLKSIKFPCLITVTKDINHPRLPSFKNKMKARKAEIKILKLEDLEEFLNEDNVGFKGSPTKVKKIEIPQIEKRQGKIYRESDTVEAENELINIFKKIKVLEV; translated from the coding sequence TTGAGAGAAAGGAAAGAAGCTTTAATGGATATTATAGTTTTAGTTAAACAAGTTCCGGATATGGAAAAAGTAAAATTTGACAGAGAAAAGGGAGTAGTAGATAGAACATCTGCCAGTGCAGAAATCAATCCTTTTGATTTAAATGCACTGGAAACAGCAGTTCAAATAGCTGAAAATATCGATGCCAGAGTTACTGCTGTAAGTATGGGGCCTCCAAATACAGAAAGTGCGTTAAAAGAATGTATTGCAAGGGGTGCTCATGAAGGAGTGCTTGTAAGTGATAGAAAATTTGGAGGTTCAGATACAAAGGCGACTTCTAAAATACTTGCCAGTGCCATTAAAAAGTTGGGAGCCTATGATCTGGTAATCGCTGGAGAAAAGACTGTAGATGGAGATACAGGACAGGTTGGTCCCGAAGTTGCAGAATTTTTAAATATACCTCATGCAAGTTATGTAAGTAAAATTACAGAAATGAATAAGGACAGCATGGAGGTACATTCTGAAATCTGGGAAGGAACTTATTTAAAAAGTATAAAATTTCCATGTCTTATTACAGTTACAAAGGATATCAATCATCCAAGATTGCCTTCTTTTAAAAATAAGATGAAAGCCAGAAAAGCAGAGATTAAGATATTAAAGCTTGAGGATTTAGAAGAATTTTTGAATGAGGATAATGTTGGCTTTAAGGGTTCACCTACAAAAGTAAAGAAAATAGAAATTCCCCAAATAGAAAAAAGACAGGGAAAAATTTATAGGGAGTCAGATACTGTTGAGGCAGAGAATGAATTAATTAATATATTTAAAAAGATTAAGGTTTTGGAGGTGTAG